The Prevotella sp. E2-28 genome includes the window AAACTTCGATTCACCATATTTACGAGCCTGATGATGCACCACCTTCTCGGCAATCTTATCAAAACCTGCGTTCTTTGCCAAGTAAGGCATATAGCGATGCATCTCACCATAGACCTCAATATTCTTCACCACATCACGACGATAAGCCTTCAATCCGCAGTTGAAGTCGTGCAGGTTCTTAATGCCACTCACGGCACGAGCCGTAGCATTAAAGAGCTTGGTAGGCAACGTCTTTGACAGTGGGTCATAGCGTTTCTGCTTATAGCCACTCACCAAATCATACTTCTGTTCCTTAATCATACGATAGAGTTCAGGAATCTCATCTGGCGAATCCTGCAAGTCAGCATCCATTGTGATAACCACATCACCTTCGGCCACCTTGAATCCGCAATAAAGGGCAGGACTCTTACCATAGTTGCGACGGAACTTGATACCCTTTACACAGGGTGATTTCGCTTTCAGTTCACTAATCAAATCCCACGAACGGTCTGTACTACCATCGCTGATAAAAATGACTTCATACGAGAACTTATTCTCGTTCATCACCCGCTCTATCCATGCAAAGAGCTCAGGAATAGACTCTTCCTCATTATACAGAGGTATTACTACTGATATATCCATTGTCAAATATTTATCTCTTTATTTCTTTTCCTTTTTCTGAACTAAAGTTAATTTCATCACCACAGTAATAGGCAATCCTAGAACTATACCTACCATGATAACCATCGTAAGCACATTCAGCGCAATATCAATAGGGCGCATCGTCTGTATCATATGCAAGCTCTCACTTACATAGTCTGTCATACCCGCCTGCTTGATTGCCTCCACATATTCTGGTGCTGACAGCATATCACCAATCATCATGGCCACATAACCATGATCCATGTATGCGAAATACAAATACTGTACCAATGCAAAAATCAAGCCACCGTAAAAAAACATCAGACAGATATAGGCCCAACCACGCATATACGAGATATTACCATCAAGTCCCGTAACACAAAAGCGCTTCAGGCGCTGTCCTGCGAAGAATGGCATCAACACCATAGACACCAAGGATAAAATACCATATATCTGAGATGTAAGTCCTATCACATAGCAGGCAAAACTAGATATCATCAGTACAGCCAACAGCGCGCCATCAACACGAGCAAAAGCCTTTAACTGTTTATATTCTGGTGCAGTCACGTCGTTTTTTCTATATTATATAATATGTATTCCGCTGCAAAAGTACGCATTTTCTTGCACATAACGAGGGCAATGTCTTAAAAAATAGTTAAAAACGGGAAAATTATGAATTACGAATTACGAATTATGAATTAAAAATATTACCTTTGCAGCCGCAAAAGCAAATACGGGCAGTCCTGTACGGTCAGCTCCCTCGGAATCCCCCAGGATGGGAACGTAGCAAGGGTACTTGGTCGTAGCGACGCGATGCAGACCGCTGCCCACCCGCCTCTTTAGCTCAGTTGGCCAGAGCACGTGATTTGTAATCTCGGGGTCGTTGGTTCGAATCCGACAAGAGGCTCAGGATTGACGTTAGTTTGAAAAGGATAGGTACACAGACGACCTATCCTTTTTTACTTTAAAAAGACCAAAAACGACAAGATATATGAAACCTACACCTATTAAGAAAGAAATCGTAGATACACTCGTAGAAAGCCTAGGCATCAAGGATTTTGCCAAGGCTACTATCCGCGAAGTAAAACAAGTAGCAGCTAAAGCCGAACAAGAAAGCGGCGTAGAATATATCAAAATGGAGATGGGTATTCCTGGTTTGCCTGCAGCTCAGGTTGGCGTAGATGCTCAGATAAAGGCACTGCAAGACGGCATAGCCCACTCATATCCAGACATTCAGGGTTATCCCGAACTGAAGAAGCAAGCCTCACGCTTCGTCAAGGCCTTTATCAATGTAGATATTGCCCCAGAGGGTTGTGTGCCTGTTTGCGGTTCTATGCAGGGCACTTTTGCATCTTTCCTTACCTGTTCGCAGGCTACAAAGGGAAAGGACACTGTACTTTTCATTGACCCTGGCTTTCCCGTACAGAAGATGCAACTGCAAGTACAGGGTGTGAAATACGAAACCTTCGACGTCTATGACTTCCGCGGCGACAAGTTGGGCACCAAACTGGAATCATACCTCTCTACAGGAAAAATCTGCGCTATCGTCTATAGCAACCCTAACAATCCCGCTTGGATCTGTATGACAGAGCAGGAATTGCAGACCATCGGCACGTTGGCAACTAAGTATGATGCCATCGTAATGGAAGACCTTGCCTATTTCGCTATGGATTTCCGTCAAGACCTCTCTACACCTTTCGAAGCTCCCTATCAGCCCACCGTAGCGCATTATACAGACAACTACATGTTGCTGATATCTGGTTCCAAAGCATTCTCGTATGCTGGTGAACGCATCGGTGTGGTGTGCATCAGCGACAAACTGTTCCATCGCCACTTCCCTGACCTGGCCAATCGCTACGAGGGATTGCCCTTCGGACTGGTTTTCTCTACCCGTATGCTCTACGCCCTTTCATCGGGCACAAGTCATTCAGCCCAGTATGCATTGGCAGCCTTGTTCCGTGCAGCCTGCGATGGAGAGTATCGTTTCCGCGATGACATCAAAGTGTATGGTGAGCGTGCTCATAAACTGAAGGAGATATTCCTACGTCACAATTTCTATATTGTTTACGACAAAGACTTGGACAAACCCATTGCCGATGGTTTCTATTTCACCATTGGCTATCCGAATATGACCAGTGGAGAACTGGCCCGTGAATTGATGTACTATGGTGTTTCTGCCATCTGTCTCATCACCACAGGCTCTCACCAAGAAGGCCTGCGCGTCTGCACTTCATTTATTGAGGATCACCAATATGACCAACTCGAAGAGCGAATGGCTATCTTCGCAGAAAACAACCCACGATGAACAGACTACTCATATTACTGACAGCATTTCTGATTGTTTCCTGTGGAGGGAGCAAACATGGTGACAGGAACGATGTTACCATGAAATTCAATAGTACCTGGAACATCTACGAGAAATGCACCTTCGATGACGAAGAAAACATTGTGTACAATGCCGTTGCCTGGGGCGGTTTAGTAGGCAATTTCCTTGAGAACAACATGCCTGTAGACTTGTCTGGCTATGAGTCTGTTACCTTTCAATTTGCACAACCACTGTCTGCTCCCGTTCAAGTTGTAGTCGCCAATAGGTTTAAGACCGTTGGCAAGAAAGGTCTGACCTCACTAACCTGTCATTTCGACGGACAAGATGTTACTGCTGTCAACGAGATTGTACTTCAGCCTCAAGACTCGTGCAACATCATCGTAAAAAACGTATATCTAACGCCTGGCACCACGAAATGGGCTTCTACCCCTATTTGGGAGGGAGATTGCCATTTCGGTAGCTGGAGCAAAGGTTTCGTTATCAAGCCTGAAGACGTTGCCACAGCTAAAGAAGGCGATAAGATTGAATTCATCTTCAAGGCTGATCAAAGTAGTTCGGATATCACTTACTGGTTGTTTAAGACCGTTTATAACACCACGCCTGAAACACTCGAGGGTAATGATAGTGAATTGAATGAATGGGGATGTGCCAGCGTCAGCAGCGAGGCTACCGCATACAGAATTTCACTCACGGCCAACGACATCAAGAATATTCAGAAATTTGGTATCTTTGTCAATGGTTACTATGTGAATGTATCGCGGGTGAATCTGATACACAAACTGGACTCGCATCCTATTCAGTAGTTCCTATCCTAATTTAGATCCCACCCAGGCATACACATCAAGTACGTCCAAACAGCCACTTCTTCAAGAATGGACTAATACGGAGGATATTTGAGGTGATAACGCTGAAACCGACGACCAGCAGGGCAAAGAGCACGGAAAGCGTAGTATCGGTGATAAAATTGTGCTGATAACTCTTGAAGAACAGGCCCACACTGGGCAGACTGGGCACGAAGAGGAAATGAATCAGATAGATATCCAGCGTGCGACGGCCAATATACTGCAACGAGGCACCAATGACGGTCATCTTTGTGAAGTAGTGCTTGTAGTTGCGGAAATACATCAGGGCGATAAGCAGCAAGAGGAACATGGCTCCCGTCTGGGGGATGATAGCCCACGCCATACGCAGGGTGCGCCATTTCAGGGCATCCATTGTACAGAGGATGGCCAGCAGCACGATGATGGGAAAGAACCACTTAGAGTCCATCAGCTTCTGGAACCCATTCCAGTAGCGGTGGGCAATATTACCAAAGAGGAAGAACGGCATCCACAGCATCAGTTGTCCCAAACTGGAATCTAGTAGGAACTGATGAATATCGGTCATACTGCCGCGATAGCCCTTGGCCCATGAAAAATAACGGGGCTGATAACAACTATCATAGAAAGCCAGCGAGACAAGGAACAACAGGGTGATGAGTGCTGCGGATATCCAGAAAGCCTTATTTTTGGAGAAGAGCGAGGTAATCTTACTCTCCAGATAGGCAAAGGGATAGTAAACCAGGAACATGTAGAGCAGCACCAGCGTGAACCAGTAGCCACCCTTTGTGGGCGAATGGAACGACTCTTCCAACCCAGGCCAGAAACTAGGTTTCAGAATGGCCGTAGCCAGAAGGAAGAAGCATATGGTAGGGATGAGTTGCACGCGCATCTTCTTCAGCACCAGCGTACCCAGGTTACGCAAGTCCCACACCTGCGAAGCTTTGTAGGCTAGGAAACCACTGATAAAGAAGAACAACGGCATGCGGAACAGCAACAGAAACTGAAGCGAAGAAGAGTGCTTCCACTGTTCCTCAAATCCTATCTGCGCCACGTGGTTGGCCACCACCATAATCATTGTGAAGCCGCGAAGGGCATCAAGCCACTCCATGCGTGGCTTCTTCGTTTGTGTTATTTCATTCATGGCTGCAAATTTACTTAATTTATTTGGAACTTCAAACAAAATGTCGTATTTTTGCATGTTGATATGGAGAATCTGAAGGAAAAGACAGCACGCGGACTGATGTGGGGAGCCGTAAACAACAGCACGATGCAGGTGTTGAACCTGTTGATTGGCATCCTCGTACTCCGTCATCTGACGCCAGAGGACACAGGTCTCATCGGCATGCTGGCTATCTTCTCGGCTATCGCAGGCAATCTGCAATCGAGCGGTTTCTCTACGGCACTCATCAACGAGAAGGCACCCACCAAGGAGCAGTACAACAGTGTGTTCTGGTTTAATATTTTGATGGGTGGTGTACTCTATCTCGTCCTGTTTTTCTCAGCGCCACTCATCGCGTGGTTCTTCCATCAGCCACGGCTCACCGACCTGTCGCGCTTCCTGTTCCTGGCCTTCTTCATCTCATCGTTTGGCATCTCTACAAATGCCTATATGGTGAAGAATATGATGAACCGCGAGATTACGATTGTTAACCTCTCGGCACTCCTCATTTCTGGCACCTCGGCTATCATTATGGTGTGGTGCGACATGGCCTACTGGACACTGGCCTGGCAACAGGTCATCAATGCCGCCATACTGGTCATTGGCCGATTCCTCTACGTAAAATGGAAACCTACATGGCATTTCTCATTTGACTATATCCGACAAACGTTCTCGTTCTCGATGGGAATACTGGTCACGATGATTGTGAATACTGCCAATCAGAACGTGCTGACCGTCATCTTCGGACGCCTGTTTCACGATGCCCGTGTGGTAGGAAATTTCTTTCAGGCCTACAAATGGGACTCTATGGCCTTCCAGACCGTAGGCGGTATGGTGGGACAAGTGGCACAACCCGTCTTGGTGAGTGTTCGCGAGGAGCACAACCGCGAGCAGCAGGTATTCCGTAAGATGCTGCGCTTCACGGCATTTCTCTCCTTCCCTGCCCTCTTTGGACTAGCATTGGTGTCGCGCGAGTTCATTCTCTGCACCATTGGCGAGAAGTGGATTAACATCGTGCCGCTGCTCCAGATACTCTGTATCAGTGGTGCTTTCATGCCCCTTTATACGCTCTATCAGAACCTCGTTATCAGTCATGGACGCAGCGACATCAACATGTGGCTCAACATCTGTCAGGTGTTGCTCCAGATGGGCGTCATATTCGCATTCTATCGCGAGGGGATGACCATGATGGTGGTGGCCTACTCGGCATTCAACATCCTGTGGCTAGGTGTCTGGCAGATGTTTGCCAAACGGATTATCGGGGTGAGCACGATGGACTTCCTGAAGGATGTAGTGCCATTTATGATGTGTGCGGCAGTGGTGATGGGCGTCTGTCATCTGGCTACGCTGAGCATCACCAACAACTGGTTGCTGCTGGGCGTCAGACTGCTATTGGCTGGTCTGCTGTATTTTGGTGTGATGCGTCTGCTGAACGTGGTCATCCTGCGCGAATGCATACAGTTTATTAAAAGTAAAAAGGTAAAAAAAGTAAAAAGACTAAAAGATGGAGATATCTGTCATCATACCCGTCTATAACAAGGCCGAATACCTGAACAAATGTTTTGAGAGCATTTTTACACAGGCATTCGATTATTTCGAGGTGATTGTCGTGGAGGATGGCAGCACGGATGGCTCTGGCGAAATCTGCGACAGATGGGCTGAACAGGAACCGCGCCTGAAGGCTTTCCACAAGGAGAACGGAGGGGTGACGGCAGCACGTCGCTACGGGCTGGAACATGCAGAGGGCAGATTTATCATGTTTGCTGATGCCGATGACCTGTTCACGAAGGATGCCCTCGCCATGATGTACAGACTCATCAACGAGACAGGAGCCGACGAAGTGATTGGCACCTACGATGACCAGTACGGACAGCGCCACGACTCAGGATTGAGGGGCTGGGTAGAACCAGAACATCTGATTCGCGACCTGCTGGCCCTGCGCAGTCAGTTCTGCGTGCTGTGGGGCATCATCTTCCGTCGTGAACTGCTGGAAGGCTGTCTGGGTACACCTCGTGAGGTCATTGAGCGCGAGGACTCGCTGATGCAGATAAAATGTCTGATGAAACAGCCCAAGGTATTCTTCACAGAACAGGCGGCCTACCTGCACTATGAGGACGTGCCAAACAAGCGCAAGGAGACGCTGGACTGGATTCGTATCTATGACGAGGAGTTGCGCCAGACGCTACAGCCAGAGTGGGAACGCTACCATTCGGCCTTCGTACATCATCAGATTAAGGTGTACGAGAAATTCATCGACAAAAAACAATTTCAGGTGCTCGATGCGTATTATCGCTCTCTGCGCCAACAACTTACCACCGATATTCCCTTGATGGACCGTATCGCCATCCAACTGCCAGCACGTCTGGCTTATCTCTTGATTCATACTTACAAGACTCTGCTGAAATGGAAGAAATAAAGAAATATCCTGCACAGAACGATGTGGCTGTGCTGCTCATCATTTTCTCTCGTACGGAGACGCTGAAGCATACCTTTGGTGCTATCCGTCAGTGCCGCCCCTCACGTCTGTTTATCTATCAGGACGGTCCTCGCAACGATCAGGAAGCGCTGAAGTTAGAGGTTGCACGACAGATTGTGGATGATAGTGAGATAGACTGGGAATGCGATGTGCAACGTAGTTACCACAACGAGAACTCTGGTGCCTGGCTTTCAAACCATAAGGCTCAGACCTGGGCTTTTTCATTGGCAGATAAAGTGATAGTGTTAGAGGATGACTCTACACCTTCGCTGTCGTTTATTCCTTTCTGCAAGGAGATGCTCGACCGTTATGAGCATGATGAGCGTATCACGATGATTGCCGGTTTTAATCATGAGGAACAGACAGATGCGCCCTACGATTATCTCTTCACCACAGCCTTCAGCATCTGGGGATGGGCTTCATGGCGCAGGGTCTTTGAGCGTTGTGAGGTGGGCTATCCTATTGCTGACGATGCGTTCAACATGCATCAGTTAGAGGCTTACGTAGCCAACAGGCGCGAGGGTGGCAAGGAGATGCTGAAGAAGCTCCACAAGCACAAGGAATCGGGCAACCCCATCTACGAGACACTGATCTGGACGGCCTGCACACTGAATAGCGGACTGACCATCGTGCCTACAATGAACCTGATACACAATACAGCCGTGAGCGAGGAGTCGGCTCATTTCCAGAGTTCGCTGAACACGCTTCCCAAGGCGATGCAACGATTGCTCACCATGCCCAGTCATGAGTTAGAGTGGCCTTTACACCATCCGAAATATGTCATCGAGAACGTAGAGTACAAGCATCGCGTCTATCGCATCATGGCATGGGGACACCCGTGGGTGAAGATAGGTCGCTCCATAGAAGAACTGCTACGCAATCTGCGTTATGGCAACATCAAACAAATTAGGGAGGCTATCAAGCACAGGATTAGTAAGCTGACAGGGCGTTATAACTATCAGTAGTATTTCTTTACTAGAGGAACAATCGCCTCTGGCACCAGCCCTTCGATACTTTTACCTGCACGCACACGCTGACGAATCTCCGTACTTGAAACGTTAAGCAAGGGCACATCAATGGTTCCTGGGTATGCTTCTCGCGGATAAGCAATTACCTCATGATGATTCATAATATCCTGCCAGTTGCGCCAGCGCTGGAAATGAGCCCAGTTGTCGCCTCCTATCAACAATGAGAACGTGCAATCTGGATAATCCTTACTCAAATGCTGTAAGGTATTCCAAGTATAAGAAGGCTTTGGCAGACGGAATTCATAATCGCAGGCCTTCACGCCTTCAACACCCTCAAGTGCTTTCTCTGCCATCTGCAACCGCAGATGATCATCAAGTAAGTCTGTAGAATTTTGCTTCAAAGGATTCTGGGGCGACACCATTAACCATATCTCATCTAACGCACATTGCCTCAGCACGGCCTGTGCTAAGGCAATGTGTCCGTTATGGATAGGGTTAAATGAACCACCAAAGATACCTATTCGTTTCATCCCAAGAATGCTTTCACAATCTGAAGGGTCTCTTGCTTAGCCGTTTCCAAATCATCATTCACAATGACATGGTCAAACTGCTGAGCGAAGGTCATCTCGTATTCTGCCTTTGCCAAGCGTTCTGCAATGGCTTCAGCAGTATCAGTAGCACGACCTTCCAGGCGGCGACGCAACTCTTCTACGGAAGGTGGCTGGATAAACAGGCTCAACGCCTCATCGCCATAATATTTCTTGATATTGATGCCGCCCTTTACGTCAACATCAAATACCACGTTCTGTCCTTGGTTACGCTGGTTTTCCACCTGTTGCTTCAAAGTGCCGTAGAAGCGATCTTGATAAACTTCTTCATACTCTAGAAACTCATCGTTCTGAATCTTAGAACGGAATTCCTCTGGCGTCAGGAAGAAATACTCCACACCATTCTGCTCAGAACCACGTGGTGCCCGACTGGTGCAGGAGATAGAGAAATAGAGTCTCAACTCAGGATGCTCCTTCATCAACCACTGTACGATAGTGCTCTTTCCACTACCACTGGGAGCAGATACGATTAACATCTTGCCTTTCATAACTTTGAACTATGAATTATGAACTATGAACTAAAGGGCGTTCAACACCTGTTCCTTAATCTGCTCCAGTTCGTCCTTCATCTGCACCACGATGTTCTGCATCTCAGCCTGATTGGACTTTGACCCAGTAGTATTGATTTCACGACCCATCTCCTGAGCGATGAAGTCCAGTTTCTTACCCTGACCGTGACCATCACGCATCGTCTCACGGAAGTACTTCAAATGATTCGTCAGACGCTGCTTCTCCTCACTGATATCCAACTTCTCAATATAGTAAATCAGTTCCTGTTCCAAGCGGTTCTTATCATATTCTACACCAGGAATCTGCTGCAAGCCATCAACGATACGCTGACGGATTTTCTCTACACGACTCTTCTCGTAAGGTTCAATCTCAGCCAGCAGACGCTCAATATTATCAATCTTCTCAGCAAATTTCTTCTCAAGAGCGGCACCCTCCTGCTTACGGAAATCTACCAAAGCATTGATAGCGCCCTCCACAGCCTTACGTGCAGCAGCCCATTCCTCATCAGTCAGTTCCACCTGCTCCGTCTTTGTCAGCACATCAGGCATACGGGTCAGTGTGTACATCCAATCCTCGGGTTCGGGGATACCGACCTTCTCTGCCACACTCTTCAATTGGTGATAGTAATTCTCAACCAAGGCCGCATTCACAGGTGTAGCATCCACGCCGGCATCCTTCTCTATCCACAGGCTGAAGTCCACCTTGCCACGCTCCAATGCAGCAGCAATCATCTGACGGATCTCCATCTCTTTCTCACGATAGAGGGGAGCGATACGCGTCTGCAAATCCAACTGTTTAGAATTAAGCGACTTGATTTCTGCGTTAATTTTCTTGTCTTTAAATGCCACGACAACCTTGCCGTAGCCAGTCATTGATTGTATCATAACTATGTTTATCTTTTCTTTTCGACCGCAAAGGTACTACTTTCTTCACAATTATGTGCACCAAAACACAGTTTTCTGCTTTATTTCATTTTAGAAGCCCACTCTACTACCCTTTCGGAAGGAAAATCGAGCAGTAATCGGGAGGAAGCCTAAAGCGGATCTACATCGTAATAGACCTGAAGAGAAGCATAGCGTTTATCCTGTAGCATCTGTTGCTGTGCAAGTGTTAGGTATTGTCGGACGCGAGGCATGTCAATACCCGTTTCGAGTTTCAACACCAGTTTGCGGATACTCAGAGTTTTTACGCGCGCTACGGCAGGTTTGTCTGGTCCTAAGACACGGTCGCCAAACCACTGGCGTAGGCGTGAGCCCAATTCTACCCCAGCCGTATTGACAACATCGTCCTTTGAGTGCTTCAAATAAACATATATCAGACGGTAGTACGGTGGATAATGGAAGAGTTGGCGCTCTTCAAGGAGTTCTCGCGAGAACTGACCGAAGTCATTACGCACCACTTGCTGGATAATAGGCAGGTCTGGATTCTTTGTCTGCAGGATTACCAATCCCTGCCGCCCTTTTCTACCTGCACGTCCGCTAACCTGCGCCATCATCATAAAGGCATGTTCAAAGGCACGAAAATCAGGCTGATTCAGCATTCCATCGGCATTAAGGATACCCACCACCGATACCTTATCAAAATCCAAGCCCTTACTAATCATCTGCGTGCCGATAAGTAGATTAGTATGTCCAGCCGAGAAATCTGTGATGAGCCGCTCATAGGCATTACGAGTACGCGTGGTATCAAGGTCCATACGAGCCACACGAGCCTCTGGGAATATCTCACGAATCTGGTCTTCTATCTTCTCTGTACCATAGCCACGCCCTTTCAACTCCTTACTACCACAGGCAGGACACTCCGTAGGCACCTGATAGGTAAAGCCACAGTAATGACATGAGAGCTGATTCAAGTTGCGATGGAGTGTCAGACTGACATCACAATGCTGGCAACGAGGCACCCAGCCACACTGCTTGCATTCTATCATTGGCGCCCATCCACGACGGTTTTGGAAAAGAATAGCCTGTTCTCCACGCTCAAGAGCCTCGCGAACACTTGCTAGCAAGAGTGGTGAGAAAGGTCCACGCATCATCTTACGCCGTTGCAGATCACGCGTATCAACAACCTGTATCTCGGGCAGCAGAATGCCTTGATAACGCTCCGTCAACGACACATACCCATATTTCCCCGTCTGCGAATTATAATAGGATTCCATCGAGGGTGTTGCCGTACCTAACAATGTCTTAGCCCCTAACATAATTGCCGCACTCCTTGCATGATACCTTGGCATGGGATCTTGCTGCTTGTATGAGGTCTCATGTTCTTCGTCCACAATGACGAGGCCAAGACGCTGAAAAGGAAGGAACACAGCACTGCGGGCACCAAGGATAACATCATACGGATTCTTCGAGAGTTGCTTCTGCCAAATCTCCACGCGTTCAGCATCACTATATTTAGAATGATAGATGCCCAGACGACGACCGAAAACACGCTGCAGACGCTGCATCATCTGAACGGTGAGAGCTATCTCAGGCATGAGGAATAGTACCTGATGATGCTGTTCGAGTTCACGTTGAATAAGCTGAATATAAATTTCGGTCTTACCACTGGAGGTAACACCATGAAGCAGCGTTACCTGCTTCTTCATAAATGAGAGGAGAATCTTATTATAGGCATCCTGCTGAGCCACGCTCAAGGGCTTTATATACTCTGGATGCGGTTCACCACCCTGATTCAGTCGGCCTACCTCTACCTCGTAGGTCTCCAATATACCTCGCTTCACCAATTGAGTGATAACGGGCAGCGTAGCCTCTGAGGCATTCATCAGCTCCTCACGTGTAATCTCTACCACTGGTTCACGACATGTACTGCCCTCAAGACTATCCCAATGAGACAATGACAGATATGCAATCAGGGCTTCTCGTTGCTTGGCGGCGCGAGCCAGCATATTTAATGCTACATGGAGCGTAGGTTCGTTTTGATAACTTTGTGTCAAACGAATAAAAGTCTCAGTACGTGGTTTATAGCCTTCCTCAGCCTTCAAACCAGCAGGCAGAGCAGCCTTATACACCTCACCAATAGGCGACATATAATAATCGGCAATCCACTGCCAAGACTTCAACTGTTCTGGCAACAGAATAGGCAAGCTATCGACAACAACGGAGAGGGACTTCACCTCATAACCCTGAGGCTTATCATCATGCAGACGGGCAATGATGCCTACATAGTTTTTGCTACGACCAAAGGGAACAATGACGCGTATCCCTGGAGTTACGCGTCCTTGTGCTTCTGTCGGGACGGAATACGTGAAATAACCGTCGAGCGGCACAGGTAATATGACATCCGCATACTGACTCATCAGAAAATATAAGCAACCGACAGCATCCACGAGTTTGCTGTGGTCTTCGTACTTGACAGAGAATTCTTTGTAGACTTTCCTACCGTATTCCAAGTAACATCGCCCGTTTTCCCTATTGGGATATTATAATAGACGATAGCTTCCAAATGATGACCTACCGATGCTCCAAAACCAAAATCTAATGACATTTTCGTATCTTGCAGAGCAAACTGCTTACCATTATTCTGAGCATCCTCCCAATAGAACTTTGAAGGCCCCACATTAAATGCCAACTGAGGACCTGCAGTAAGGAATATACTACCAAAGTCCAAGATACTAGCTCCATAACGTGCATGAGCTGGAATCAGGATTGACTGCTGATTAATCGATTCGTTCTCAACCTTCAACTTACGCTGATTGTAAAGTCCAGAGATATCCAAGCTCAATCCTGGCACCATCGTAGAAATTACAAAGGTAGGACCAATAAAAAAGCCAGCACGATTAGACTTATCGAACACATCGTCATTAAACTCCATATTCACGACCTCAAATCCGCCCTTTACTCCAAAATATACACCTTGAGCTGACAAAGGCATGACCACCAGCCATGCCATTACTGTCAGGAGCAGTATATATACCAGTCTCTTTACCATATCAACTGCGCATTAATGACGTTGACGACGTACGGATACTCGCGCTGCCGACGCCCCGCTACTACTTGACGAAGAAGATTTACTCTTCACAGTCTTACTGCGGCTTTCGCGTTTCTGCTGCTTAACCTGCGCCTTCAGCACTTTAGGGTCATTGACTGCAATACTGTCCAAAGAGTCACGCTTGGCCTTGTCGCCAAAGATATTATTCTGGAAAGCAGCCAGTTCTGCCTCTATACGCTTCTGCTCTGCCGACAACTTAGTAGAGTCGTTACCCACAATCTGTGCCAGCGTCTTTCCTTGACTATTATTGGTCTTGTAGATTTTTCCTTTATACTTATTCAGCGTAAAATAGTCATCAAGGTTTACTAGCGAAGCGTCATTCTTCTCACTAATACGTACCGACTGACGACTCAGATAAGGCTCCACATCAGAATATTTCACCCAGAAAAGAGGATATTTTGCAGCCTCATCACCAAAATCATCCTCGCGAAGCATCACA containing:
- a CDS encoding glycosyltransferase family 2 protein, which codes for MDISVVIPLYNEEESIPELFAWIERVMNENKFSYEVIFISDGSTDRSWDLISELKAKSPCVKGIKFRRNYGKSPALYCGFKVAEGDVVITMDADLQDSPDEIPELYRMIKEQKYDLVSGYKQKRYDPLSKTLPTKLFNATARAVSGIKNLHDFNCGLKAYRRDVVKNIEVYGEMHRYMPYLAKNAGFDKIAEKVVHHQARKYGESKFMGWNRFVNGYLDLLTLWFLSTFGKKPMHVFGFLGTIMFLIGFFAAFLLAIGKILGLLFITDSAFFYLSLTMMVMGTQFFLAGFLGDLISRTSNVRNDYQIEEEI
- a CDS encoding DUF4199 domain-containing protein, with translation MTAPEYKQLKAFARVDGALLAVLMISSFACYVIGLTSQIYGILSLVSMVLMPFFAGQRLKRFCVTGLDGNISYMRGWAYICLMFFYGGLIFALVQYLYFAYMDHGYVAMMIGDMLSAPEYVEAIKQAGMTDYVSESLHMIQTMRPIDIALNVLTMVIMVGIVLGLPITVVMKLTLVQKKEKK
- a CDS encoding pyridoxal phosphate-dependent aminotransferase, which gives rise to MKPTPIKKEIVDTLVESLGIKDFAKATIREVKQVAAKAEQESGVEYIKMEMGIPGLPAAQVGVDAQIKALQDGIAHSYPDIQGYPELKKQASRFVKAFINVDIAPEGCVPVCGSMQGTFASFLTCSQATKGKDTVLFIDPGFPVQKMQLQVQGVKYETFDVYDFRGDKLGTKLESYLSTGKICAIVYSNPNNPAWICMTEQELQTIGTLATKYDAIVMEDLAYFAMDFRQDLSTPFEAPYQPTVAHYTDNYMLLISGSKAFSYAGERIGVVCISDKLFHRHFPDLANRYEGLPFGLVFSTRMLYALSSGTSHSAQYALAALFRAACDGEYRFRDDIKVYGERAHKLKEIFLRHNFYIVYDKDLDKPIADGFYFTIGYPNMTSGELARELMYYGVSAICLITTGSHQEGLRVCTSFIEDHQYDQLEERMAIFAENNPR
- a CDS encoding acyltransferase codes for the protein MNEITQTKKPRMEWLDALRGFTMIMVVANHVAQIGFEEQWKHSSSLQFLLLFRMPLFFFISGFLAYKASQVWDLRNLGTLVLKKMRVQLIPTICFFLLATAILKPSFWPGLEESFHSPTKGGYWFTLVLLYMFLVYYPFAYLESKITSLFSKNKAFWISAALITLLFLVSLAFYDSCYQPRYFSWAKGYRGSMTDIHQFLLDSSLGQLMLWMPFFLFGNIAHRYWNGFQKLMDSKWFFPIIVLLAILCTMDALKWRTLRMAWAIIPQTGAMFLLLLIALMYFRNYKHYFTKMTVIGASLQYIGRRTLDIYLIHFLFVPSLPSVGLFFKSYQHNFITDTTLSVLFALLVVGFSVITSNILRISPFLKKWLFGRT
- a CDS encoding lipopolysaccharide biosynthesis protein, whose translation is MENLKEKTARGLMWGAVNNSTMQVLNLLIGILVLRHLTPEDTGLIGMLAIFSAIAGNLQSSGFSTALINEKAPTKEQYNSVFWFNILMGGVLYLVLFFSAPLIAWFFHQPRLTDLSRFLFLAFFISSFGISTNAYMVKNMMNREITIVNLSALLISGTSAIIMVWCDMAYWTLAWQQVINAAILVIGRFLYVKWKPTWHFSFDYIRQTFSFSMGILVTMIVNTANQNVLTVIFGRLFHDARVVGNFFQAYKWDSMAFQTVGGMVGQVAQPVLVSVREEHNREQQVFRKMLRFTAFLSFPALFGLALVSREFILCTIGEKWINIVPLLQILCISGAFMPLYTLYQNLVISHGRSDINMWLNICQVLLQMGVIFAFYREGMTMMVVAYSAFNILWLGVWQMFAKRIIGVSTMDFLKDVVPFMMCAAVVMGVCHLATLSITNNWLLLGVRLLLAGLLYFGVMRLLNVVILRECIQFIKSKKVKKVKRLKDGDICHHTRL